From Amycolatopsis sp. cg9, one genomic window encodes:
- a CDS encoding MFS transporter → MTRRPAAVLALLAFAQLIISLDYNIVYVALPDIGRDLGFTAQSLQWVVSAYAVAFGGALLLGGRACDLFGPRRVFALGCTLYAVSSLAGGLAGDPGLLVAARAGQGLGGALLFPATLTLVSTSFAAGRERNRAFAVWGTAGGSGMILGSLLGGVLTQAFGWAAVFFVNVPLAAAAAALAFPLLAKDPAREPGRRFDLAGALTATLGTTLVVFALVEGPELGWTSGVVLGTAAAGLALLGAFAVVERRGRDPLLPLRLLKERNLGTGVVVTFLYMGTFGTLLYFLTGYFQGVHGYGALATGLAFGVPMVAIAAGSQAAGRLATRYGTRPTLVASLVVGGAGALLLGLSMTRSASYLDVVPALVVLGLGQGAGYTLMFGAAAAGIPARDQGVASGVASTAQQVGGSVGLAVFVAVANAGTSEVDGLRTAVLLAAAGIALTAVAALRFSGSRQLAPAPA, encoded by the coding sequence GTGACCCGCCGCCCGGCCGCGGTGCTGGCGCTGCTGGCGTTCGCGCAGCTCATCATTTCCCTCGACTACAACATCGTGTACGTGGCGCTGCCGGACATCGGCCGCGACCTCGGGTTCACCGCGCAGAGCCTGCAGTGGGTGGTGAGCGCCTACGCCGTGGCGTTCGGCGGCGCGCTGCTGCTCGGCGGCCGGGCGTGCGACCTGTTCGGCCCGCGGCGGGTGTTCGCGCTGGGTTGCACGCTGTACGCGGTCTCGTCGCTGGCGGGCGGGCTGGCCGGGGACCCCGGCCTGCTCGTCGCGGCCCGCGCCGGCCAGGGCCTGGGCGGCGCGCTGCTCTTCCCGGCGACGCTGACGCTGGTCAGCACCAGTTTCGCGGCGGGCCGCGAGCGCAATCGCGCGTTCGCGGTCTGGGGTACGGCGGGCGGCAGCGGGATGATCCTGGGCTCGCTGCTGGGCGGGGTGCTGACGCAGGCGTTCGGCTGGGCGGCGGTGTTCTTCGTGAACGTCCCACTGGCCGCGGCCGCCGCCGCGCTCGCTTTCCCGTTGCTGGCCAAGGATCCCGCTCGCGAACCGGGCCGCCGGTTCGACCTCGCCGGCGCGCTGACCGCGACGCTCGGCACCACGCTGGTGGTGTTCGCCCTGGTCGAAGGCCCGGAGCTGGGCTGGACGTCGGGCGTGGTCCTCGGGACCGCGGCGGCGGGGCTCGCGCTGCTCGGCGCGTTCGCCGTGGTCGAACGCCGGGGCCGCGACCCGCTGCTCCCCCTGCGGCTGCTGAAGGAACGCAACCTCGGCACCGGCGTGGTCGTGACGTTCCTCTACATGGGCACGTTCGGCACGCTGCTGTACTTCTTGACCGGGTACTTCCAGGGCGTCCACGGCTACGGCGCGCTGGCGACCGGGCTCGCGTTCGGCGTGCCGATGGTCGCGATCGCCGCGGGTTCGCAAGCCGCCGGCCGGTTGGCGACCCGCTACGGCACCCGCCCGACGCTGGTGGCTTCACTGGTCGTCGGCGGGGCGGGCGCGCTGCTGCTCGGCCTGTCGATGACGCGTTCGGCGTCCTACCTCGACGTGGTGCCGGCGCTGGTGGTGCTGGGGCTGGGCCAGGGCGCCGGGTACACGCTGATGTTCGGCGCCGCGGCGGCCGGGATCCCGGCACGGGACCAGGGCGTCGCGTCCGGGGTGGCCTCGACGGCGCAGCAGGTCGGCGGCTCGGTGGGGCTGGCGGTGTTCGTCGCGGTGGCGAACGCGGGCACGTCCGAAGTGGACGGTCTCCGCACGGCGGTCCTGCTGGCCGCGGCGGGAATCGCGCTCACGGCGGTGGCCGCGCTGCGCTTCAGCGGCTCCCGGCAGCTCGCCCCGGCTCCGGCTTGA
- a CDS encoding MFS transporter — MSSSVSLSTTSTRWDARLWGVLLTVSIVIGLDALDVSMVGVALPAIQADLGLSTNALQWVVSGYVLGYGGLLLLGGRTADLLGRRRVFLVAVGVFALASLLGGLVDDGALLIASRFIKGLAAAFTAPAALSIITTTFQEGPARNKAISIFAVFGASGYSAGLVFSGLLTEVGWRWTFLLPAPIALVALVSAWKLIPSYQREEGRGYDFPGAITGAAGSLLLVFGVVEAPEIGWAAPRTLITFVVALALLVTFVVIEKRSPHPLLRLGILRSGPLARANLGGALFFGAYIGFQFVVMLYLQRVLGWSALQTALGFLPAALIVAFGSPRIEPLIDRVGTPRTIFAGVVAHVIGYALFLRVDEHSGYAGFVLPSMILLGIGFTLAFSSLNIQGTAGVADNEQGLAGGLLNTSLQVGGAIGLAVVTAVLTANGGREASPAALLTGLTPALSVVTGIAVLGLLIAISGLAARKRPAEEPEPVPEADLLALAD, encoded by the coding sequence ATGAGCTCTTCCGTGTCCTTGTCCACCACCTCAACGCGGTGGGACGCACGTCTCTGGGGTGTCCTGCTCACCGTTTCGATCGTCATCGGCCTCGACGCGCTCGACGTGTCGATGGTCGGGGTGGCGCTGCCCGCCATCCAGGCCGACCTCGGCCTCTCCACCAACGCGCTGCAATGGGTCGTCAGCGGCTACGTGCTCGGCTACGGCGGGCTGCTGCTGCTCGGCGGCCGCACGGCCGACCTGCTCGGCCGCCGCCGGGTGTTCCTCGTCGCCGTCGGCGTGTTCGCGCTGGCCTCGCTGCTCGGCGGGCTCGTCGACGACGGCGCGCTGCTCATCGCGAGCCGGTTCATCAAGGGCCTGGCGGCCGCGTTCACGGCGCCGGCCGCGCTGTCCATCATCACCACGACGTTCCAGGAAGGCCCGGCCCGCAACAAGGCGATCAGCATCTTCGCCGTGTTCGGCGCCAGCGGCTACTCCGCCGGCCTCGTGTTCTCCGGCCTGCTGACCGAGGTCGGCTGGCGCTGGACGTTCCTGCTCCCGGCGCCGATCGCGCTGGTCGCCCTGGTCTCGGCGTGGAAGCTCATCCCGTCCTACCAGCGCGAAGAAGGCCGTGGGTACGACTTCCCGGGCGCCATCACCGGTGCCGCCGGTTCGCTGCTGCTGGTGTTCGGCGTCGTCGAAGCACCGGAGATCGGCTGGGCCGCGCCCCGCACGCTCATCACGTTCGTGGTCGCGCTGGCCCTGCTGGTGACGTTCGTGGTCATCGAGAAGCGCAGCCCGCACCCGTTGCTGCGCCTGGGCATCCTGCGCTCGGGGCCGCTGGCCCGCGCGAACCTCGGCGGCGCGCTGTTCTTCGGCGCGTACATCGGGTTCCAGTTCGTCGTGATGCTCTACCTGCAGCGGGTGCTGGGCTGGTCCGCGCTGCAGACGGCGCTGGGCTTCCTGCCCGCCGCCCTGATCGTGGCGTTCGGCTCGCCGCGCATCGAGCCGCTGATCGACCGCGTCGGCACCCCGCGCACGATCTTCGCGGGCGTGGTCGCGCACGTCATCGGCTACGCGCTGTTCCTGCGCGTCGACGAGCACTCCGGGTACGCGGGCTTCGTCCTGCCCAGCATGATCCTGCTCGGCATCGGCTTCACGCTGGCGTTCTCGTCGCTCAACATCCAGGGCACGGCCGGCGTCGCCGACAACGAGCAGGGCCTGGCCGGCGGCCTGCTGAACACGTCCCTGCAGGTGGGCGGCGCGATCGGGCTGGCGGTGGTGACGGCGGTCCTGACCGCCAACGGCGGCCGCGAGGCCTCCCCGGCCGCGCTGCTCACCGGGCTGACCCCGGCGTTGAGCGTGGTCACCGGCATCGCGGTGCTCGGCCTGCTGATCGCGATCAGCGGCCTGGCCGCCCGCAAGCGCCCGGCCGAGGAGCCGGAGCCGGTCCCCGAGGCCGACCTCCTGGCCCTCGCCGACTGA
- the purU gene encoding formyltetrahydrofolate deformylase codes for MTFTLTLKCPERAGIVHAVTTFLVGQGCDIVEHQQFDDDVRGSLFLRTSFTCTEETTVDDLTRAFAPVAGDFGMEYGFSDGTPPRILVMVSKFGHCLNDLLFRWRAGGLGAELAVVVSNHEDLRPMAEAAGVPFVHVPVTADTKPEAEQRLLDLVGEYEVDLIVLARYMQVLSDALCRKLEGRAINIHHSFLPGFKGAKPYHQAYDRGVKYVGATAHYVTPDLDEGPIIEQEVQRVDHTYSPRELVTVGRDAEALALSRAVRWHCERRVLLNGNSTVVFR; via the coding sequence GTGACCTTCACCCTGACGCTCAAGTGCCCGGAGCGCGCCGGGATCGTGCACGCCGTCACGACGTTCCTGGTCGGCCAGGGCTGCGACATCGTCGAGCACCAGCAGTTCGACGACGACGTCCGCGGCTCGCTGTTCCTGCGCACGTCGTTCACCTGCACCGAAGAGACCACTGTGGACGATCTGACCCGCGCGTTCGCGCCGGTGGCGGGGGACTTCGGAATGGAATACGGGTTCTCCGACGGCACGCCGCCGCGGATCCTCGTGATGGTGTCGAAGTTCGGGCACTGCCTCAACGACCTGCTCTTCCGCTGGCGCGCGGGCGGGCTCGGCGCGGAGCTCGCGGTGGTCGTGTCCAACCACGAAGACCTGCGGCCGATGGCCGAGGCGGCGGGCGTCCCGTTCGTGCACGTGCCGGTCACCGCGGACACCAAGCCGGAGGCCGAGCAGCGGCTGCTCGACCTGGTCGGTGAGTACGAAGTGGACTTGATCGTGCTGGCCCGGTACATGCAGGTGCTGTCCGACGCGCTCTGCCGGAAGCTCGAAGGCCGCGCGATCAACATCCACCACTCGTTCCTGCCCGGCTTCAAGGGCGCCAAGCCCTACCACCAGGCCTACGACCGCGGTGTCAAGTACGTCGGGGCGACCGCGCACTACGTCACGCCCGACCTCGACGAGGGCCCGATCATCGAGCAGGAGGTCCAGCGCGTCGACCACACGTACTCGCCGCGCGAGCTCGTGACCGTCGGCCGCGACGCCGAAGCCCTCGCCCTTTCCCGTGCGGTGCGCTGGCACTGCGAACGCCGCGTCCTGCTCAACGGCAACAGCACCGTCGTCTTCCGTTAG
- a CDS encoding sarcosine oxidase subunit gamma yields MTVDAVDEPFRTQLTVRLREGDTLLGVPLPGPCTYTSGNGADLLWMGPDEYLVLAEPGRQAELEPALSRESAAVVDVSAQRNVVRLTGAHAADVLAHGCSVDLAASPPGTCVQTLLARTGIVLMVREDGFTILVRQSFSDYFHAWLADASLEYVS; encoded by the coding sequence GTGACGGTTGACGCGGTCGACGAACCGTTCCGCACCCAGCTCACCGTGCGCCTCCGCGAGGGCGACACCCTCCTCGGCGTCCCGCTGCCCGGCCCGTGCACCTACACCAGCGGCAACGGTGCCGACCTCCTCTGGATGGGCCCCGACGAGTACCTCGTCCTCGCCGAGCCCGGCCGCCAAGCCGAACTGGAACCCGCACTTTCACGTGAAAGTGCGGCCGTCGTGGATGTGTCGGCGCAGCGCAACGTCGTGCGGCTGACCGGGGCGCACGCGGCCGACGTCCTGGCCCACGGGTGCTCCGTCGACCTGGCGGCGTCGCCGCCGGGGACGTGCGTCCAGACCCTGCTGGCCCGCACCGGGATCGTGCTGATGGTCCGCGAAGACGGCTTCACGATCCTCGTGCGCCAGTCCTTCTCGGACTACTTCCACGCGTGGCTGGCCGACGCGAGCCTGGAGTACGTCTCGTGA
- a CDS encoding MarR family winged helix-turn-helix transcriptional regulator, producing the protein MSDVAEQGLVQEWHELLARYSAVFSTLECRLQERHGIGANEFEALERLATCDFKCRSADLTGAIHLSQSATSRLVARLEKEGLVERALCDVDRRGIFVTITDAGRERYLAAKQTHREVLNETLR; encoded by the coding sequence GTGAGCGACGTCGCTGAGCAAGGCCTGGTGCAGGAGTGGCACGAGCTGCTGGCGCGCTACTCGGCCGTGTTCAGCACGCTCGAGTGCCGTCTGCAGGAGCGCCACGGGATCGGCGCGAACGAGTTCGAGGCCCTCGAGCGCCTCGCGACCTGCGACTTCAAGTGCCGCTCGGCCGACCTGACCGGCGCCATCCACCTGAGCCAGAGCGCCACCTCACGGCTGGTCGCCCGGCTGGAGAAGGAAGGCCTGGTCGAGCGCGCGCTGTGCGACGTGGACCGGCGCGGCATCTTCGTGACGATCACCGACGCCGGCCGCGAGCGCTACCTCGCGGCGAAGCAGACCCACCGCGAAGTGCTGAACGAGACGCTCCGCTAA
- a CDS encoding FAD-dependent oxidoreductase has translation MTAPRVVIIGAGIVGANLADELTARGWSDVTVLDRGPLPRTGGSTSHAPGLVFQTNAAKAMTDFAKYTVEKFLELDCFLQVGGMEVATTPARWEDLKRKHGWATSWGVEGALIDAAECVERWPLLDGSQVFGALHTPTDGLARAAKAVEVLAARAGSRGAKFIGSTRVTDVLRSGGRVTGVRTDQGDFPADVVVSCAGFWGREIGAMAGMDVPLLPLAHQYVKTGQVAELAGRNTEEVEASLPILRHQDQDLYFREHVDRIGIGSYAHRPMPVEESTLDHSVTATAMPSMLPFTEDDFAPSWEQSKLLLPALRQTKVEEGFNGIFSFTPDGQSLVGESADVRGFWLAEAIWVTHSAGIAKAVAELLVDGHSEVDTHDIDVHRFEEVQLAPSYVHETAQQNFVEVYDILHPLQPKLSPRDLRVTPFHARQRELGAVFLEAGGWERPHWFEANAPLLKQLPHDWLPPARDAWSAQFHSPIAAAEAWHTRNGVALYDMTPLKRVEISGPGSLEFLQSLTTNQLDKSVGSVTYTLMLDNAGGIRSDVTVARLEPELFQVGINGGIDVDHFVKHAPPGVQVRDITGGTCCVGVWGPLARDLVQPLSREDFSHAGLKYFRARRARIAGVPVVAMRLSYVGELGWEIYTSADNGLRLWDALWAAGRPLGVIAAGRAAFNSLRLEKGYRLWGTDMTTEHDPYEAGVDFAVRPAKGEFLGRDALEGRTASRRLRCLTIDDGRTVVLGKEPVFVDGVASGYVTSAAYGYTVGRPIAYAWLPASADVGSGVEIEYFGRRVAATVAAEPLVDPGMERIRR, from the coding sequence ATGACCGCACCGCGAGTCGTGATCATCGGCGCCGGCATCGTCGGCGCGAACCTCGCCGACGAGCTGACCGCCCGCGGCTGGTCCGACGTCACCGTGCTCGACCGCGGCCCGCTGCCGCGCACCGGCGGGTCCACCTCGCACGCGCCCGGCCTGGTGTTCCAGACCAACGCGGCCAAGGCGATGACGGACTTCGCGAAGTACACCGTCGAGAAGTTCCTGGAGCTGGACTGCTTCCTCCAGGTCGGCGGCATGGAGGTGGCGACGACGCCGGCCCGCTGGGAGGACCTCAAGCGCAAGCACGGCTGGGCGACGTCGTGGGGTGTCGAAGGAGCGCTGATCGACGCCGCCGAATGTGTCGAGCGCTGGCCGCTCCTGGACGGCTCGCAGGTGTTCGGTGCGCTGCACACCCCGACCGACGGACTCGCGCGGGCGGCGAAGGCCGTCGAGGTGCTGGCCGCGCGGGCGGGTTCGCGGGGCGCGAAGTTCATCGGCTCGACCCGCGTCACCGACGTGCTCCGGAGCGGCGGCCGCGTCACGGGTGTCCGGACCGACCAGGGGGATTTCCCGGCCGACGTCGTGGTGTCGTGCGCCGGGTTCTGGGGGCGCGAGATCGGTGCGATGGCGGGCATGGACGTCCCCTTGTTGCCACTGGCGCACCAGTACGTCAAGACCGGGCAGGTCGCGGAACTCGCCGGGCGCAACACCGAAGAGGTCGAAGCGAGCCTGCCGATCCTGCGCCACCAGGACCAGGACCTGTACTTCCGCGAGCACGTCGACCGGATCGGCATCGGCTCCTACGCGCACCGGCCGATGCCGGTCGAAGAGTCCACATTGGATCACTCGGTGACCGCGACCGCGATGCCGTCGATGCTGCCCTTCACCGAGGACGACTTCGCGCCTTCTTGGGAGCAGAGCAAACTGCTCCTGCCCGCGCTGCGGCAGACCAAGGTCGAAGAGGGCTTCAACGGCATCTTCTCCTTCACCCCGGACGGCCAGTCGCTGGTCGGCGAGTCGGCCGACGTCCGCGGGTTCTGGCTGGCCGAGGCGATCTGGGTGACGCACTCCGCGGGCATCGCGAAGGCGGTCGCCGAGCTGCTCGTCGACGGGCATTCCGAAGTGGACACCCACGACATCGACGTCCACCGCTTCGAGGAGGTCCAGCTCGCGCCGTCGTACGTGCACGAGACCGCGCAGCAGAACTTCGTCGAGGTCTACGACATCCTGCACCCGTTGCAGCCCAAGCTTTCCCCGCGCGATCTGCGCGTGACGCCGTTCCACGCCCGGCAGCGCGAGCTGGGCGCGGTGTTCCTGGAAGCGGGCGGGTGGGAGCGGCCGCACTGGTTCGAGGCCAACGCGCCGCTGCTGAAGCAGCTGCCGCACGACTGGCTACCGCCGGCGCGGGACGCGTGGTCGGCCCAGTTCCACTCGCCGATCGCGGCGGCCGAGGCGTGGCACACGCGCAACGGAGTCGCGCTGTACGACATGACCCCGTTGAAGCGAGTGGAGATCAGCGGACCCGGATCGCTGGAATTCCTGCAGTCGCTGACGACCAACCAGCTCGACAAGTCGGTCGGCTCGGTGACCTACACGCTGATGCTCGACAACGCCGGCGGCATCCGCAGCGACGTCACGGTGGCGCGGCTGGAACCGGAGCTGTTCCAGGTCGGGATCAACGGCGGCATCGACGTCGACCACTTCGTCAAGCACGCGCCTCCCGGGGTGCAGGTCCGGGACATCACCGGCGGGACGTGCTGCGTCGGCGTCTGGGGCCCGCTGGCGCGGGACCTCGTGCAGCCGTTGAGCCGCGAGGACTTCTCGCACGCCGGGCTGAAGTACTTCCGGGCACGCCGGGCACGGATCGCGGGAGTCCCGGTCGTCGCGATGCGACTGTCCTATGTGGGCGAACTCGGCTGGGAGATCTACACGAGCGCGGACAACGGCCTGCGGCTGTGGGACGCGCTCTGGGCGGCCGGGCGGCCCCTCGGCGTCATCGCGGCCGGGCGGGCGGCGTTCAACAGCCTGCGCCTGGAAAAGGGCTACCGGCTGTGGGGCACCGACATGACGACCGAGCACGACCCGTACGAGGCCGGTGTCGACTTCGCGGTGCGGCCGGCGAAGGGGGAGTTCCTGGGCCGGGACGCGCTCGAGGGCCGGACCGCGTCGCGGCGGCTGCGCTGCCTGACGATCGACGACGGCCGCACGGTGGTGCTGGGCAAGGAACCGGTGTTCGTCGACGGCGTGGCTTCGGGGTACGTCACGAGCGCGGCGTACGGGTACACCGTGGGGCGGCCCATCGCCTACGCGTGGCTCCCGGCGTCGGCGGACGTCGGCAGCGGTGTGGAGATCGAGTACTTCGGCCGCCGGGTCGCGGCCACCGTGGCCGCCGAGCCGCTGGTCGACCCCGGCATGGAACGGATCCGGCGGTGA
- a CDS encoding cyclodeaminase/cyclohydrolase family protein has protein sequence MRDQIMSDYLKTLASEASPGGGATAALHVAQAAALLSAETLSMHALRLAEKEAHAFRGLTRAHRLPPGEAREAALADARRHACEPAAEVITAAAAVLDLAERVPPDALVATDLAAVAEAARAAATTAGVSIAVHSGAADPRVPALRDRAARLTASVVTG, from the coding sequence ATGCGTGATCAGATCATGAGCGACTACCTGAAGACCCTCGCGTCCGAAGCGTCCCCGGGCGGCGGCGCGACGGCGGCCCTGCACGTGGCCCAGGCCGCGGCCCTGCTCTCGGCCGAGACGTTGAGCATGCACGCGCTGCGCCTGGCCGAGAAGGAGGCGCACGCGTTCCGGGGGCTCACCCGCGCGCACCGGCTGCCGCCGGGCGAAGCACGGGAGGCCGCGCTGGCCGACGCACGCCGGCACGCGTGCGAACCGGCGGCGGAGGTGATCACCGCCGCGGCGGCGGTGCTCGACCTGGCGGAGCGGGTGCCGCCGGACGCGCTCGTGGCCACCGACCTGGCGGCGGTGGCCGAGGCCGCCCGCGCCGCGGCGACGACGGCCGGGGTGAGCATCGCGGTCCACTCGGGAGCGGCCGACCCGCGGGTGCCCGCGCTCCGCGACCGGGCCGCCCGGCTGACGGCGTCGGTGGTTACCGGCTGA
- a CDS encoding carboxymuconolactone decarboxylase family protein has product MTNRVNFAKSAPKAFKALIGFDAAARAGLDPALVELVQIRASQLNRCAYCLHMHTSDARKAGESEERLHMVAVWHEAANFFSEKEQAALALTEAVTLIPGGVPDDVYARAAGQFGEEELAQLLALIFTINTWNRIAITTAKVPGTDERVAR; this is encoded by the coding sequence ATGACGAACCGAGTGAACTTCGCCAAGTCCGCCCCGAAGGCCTTCAAGGCCCTGATCGGCTTCGACGCCGCCGCCCGCGCCGGGCTCGACCCCGCGCTGGTCGAGCTGGTCCAGATCCGCGCTTCACAGCTCAACCGCTGCGCCTACTGCCTGCACATGCACACCTCCGACGCCCGCAAGGCCGGCGAGAGCGAGGAGCGGCTGCACATGGTCGCCGTGTGGCACGAGGCCGCGAACTTCTTCAGCGAGAAGGAGCAGGCCGCGCTGGCACTGACCGAAGCCGTCACGCTGATCCCCGGCGGCGTCCCCGACGACGTCTACGCCCGCGCCGCCGGCCAGTTCGGCGAGGAAGAACTGGCCCAGCTGCTCGCGCTGATCTTCACCATCAACACGTGGAACCGCATCGCCATCACCACGGCGAAGGTGCCCGGCACGGACGAGCGGGTGGCCCGGTGA
- a CDS encoding S1C family serine protease, whose product MSEYDRGPQGGGEYPPHQQYYGQYGQQQYYDQPRDQWGRPYPQYTQPFQAYPPPAYQPPPRKRHPLRALSLTVVAIALAVVAGLGIGHLIADANSPTASGNQNFGFSGQPSASQTVLDVDAVSAKVNPAIVNIETELGLQGAAAAGTGIVLTPDGEVLTNNHVVAGATSIKVTSIGTGDTYTADVVGYDRGEDIAVLQLRKASGLPTAVIGDSSKVAVGDQILGLGNAGGKGGDPVPAPGTVTALDQSITASDESSGSSEQLKGLIQVRANIESGDSGGPLVNADAQVIGVDTAASTGYQLNGRRSGGAGQGFAIPINQAVDIAHRIVAGTASDTVHIGKTAFIGVSVTDGRGGAQIRQVVPRGPAQEAGLAAGDVITAIDGRAVDSATTLTSVMDTHHPDDQLTLTVTSAGGAQRQVPVKAIEGPVG is encoded by the coding sequence ATGAGCGAGTACGACCGAGGACCGCAGGGCGGCGGCGAATACCCGCCTCACCAGCAGTACTACGGCCAGTACGGGCAGCAGCAGTACTACGACCAGCCCCGTGACCAGTGGGGCCGCCCGTACCCGCAGTACACGCAGCCGTTCCAGGCCTACCCGCCACCCGCGTACCAGCCGCCGCCGCGCAAGCGCCACCCGCTGCGGGCGCTGAGCCTCACCGTGGTCGCGATCGCGCTGGCCGTGGTCGCCGGGCTCGGCATCGGGCACCTGATCGCCGACGCGAACAGCCCCACCGCGAGCGGCAACCAGAACTTCGGCTTCTCCGGCCAGCCCAGTGCGTCCCAGACGGTGCTCGATGTCGACGCCGTGTCGGCCAAGGTCAACCCGGCCATCGTGAACATCGAGACGGAGCTCGGCCTGCAGGGCGCGGCCGCGGCGGGCACCGGCATCGTGCTGACCCCCGACGGCGAGGTGCTCACGAACAACCACGTCGTCGCCGGGGCGACCAGCATCAAGGTCACCAGCATCGGCACCGGCGACACCTACACCGCGGACGTCGTCGGCTACGACCGCGGCGAAGACATCGCGGTCCTGCAGCTGCGGAAGGCGTCCGGCCTGCCGACCGCGGTCATCGGCGACTCGTCGAAGGTCGCCGTCGGCGACCAGATCCTCGGCCTCGGCAACGCGGGCGGCAAGGGCGGCGACCCGGTGCCCGCGCCCGGCACGGTGACGGCGCTCGACCAGTCGATCACGGCGTCGGACGAGTCGAGCGGCTCGTCCGAGCAGCTCAAGGGCCTGATCCAGGTCCGGGCGAACATCGAATCGGGTGACTCCGGCGGCCCGCTGGTCAACGCGGACGCGCAGGTCATCGGCGTCGACACGGCCGCGTCCACCGGCTACCAGCTCAACGGCCGCCGCAGCGGCGGCGCCGGCCAGGGCTTCGCGATCCCGATCAACCAGGCCGTCGACATCGCCCACCGGATCGTCGCGGGCACGGCGTCGGACACGGTCCACATCGGCAAGACGGCCTTCATCGGCGTCTCGGTCACCGACGGCCGGGGCGGGGCCCAGATCCGCCAGGTGGTCCCGCGCGGCCCGGCGCAGGAAGCGGGGCTCGCGGCGGGCGACGTCATCACGGCCATCGACGGCAGGGCGGTCGACTCGGCGACGACGTTGACGAGCGTGATGGACACCCACCACCCGGACGACCAGCTGACCCTGACGGTGACGAGCGCCGGCGGCGCGCAGCGGCAGGTGCCGGTGAAGGCGATCGAGGGCCCGGTCGGTTAG